GCCCGAGCTGGTGATTCCCCCCGAGGAGCCGGTGCGGTGGCCCATGCGTCCCGGCGAGGTGCCCGGGCTGGCGGAGCTGGGGCGGATGCTGTCGGACCGCGTGGACGAGGTGGTGCGGCGGTGGGCCGACCGACTGGCCCGGGACCCCGTGATTCCCGATGCCGGCGGACTGGACCGCGCCCAGCTGGAGGACCACGTCGCCACGACGCTGGTGGAGTTGGGAAAGGAGCTGGTGACGCTGGACGAGGGCGGCGGCGAGCCGGCGCTGCTGCGCGACGGAACCGACATCCAGCACCTGATCGCCACGCGGCACGGCGAGCAGCGCGCCCGGTTGGGATGGACGCCGGTCCAGCTTCGGCGCGAGTACGACC
This sequence is a window from Longimicrobium sp.. Protein-coding genes within it:
- a CDS encoding RsbRD N-terminal domain-containing protein, producing PELVIPPEEPVRWPMRPGEVPGLAELGRMLSDRVDEVVRRWADRLARDPVIPDAGGLDRAQLEDHVATTLVELGKELVTLDEGGGEPALLRDGTDIQHLIATRHGEQRARLGWTPVQLRREYDLLREEVATLLATVPASADADRRTAHAILQRLLYRAEELSTIELSRST